One Thalassotalea atypica DNA window includes the following coding sequences:
- a CDS encoding substrate-binding periplasmic protein, translating into MTLLSHAASPKSITLATTTWCPYTCGENKDDIGIIGSYIKEVFATLGIELHIETYPWSRAIHMAEQQQVDGLLTAAPQEAPNLLLSRVPISTYQMCFYTQKGNEWQYSTPLNISANRLAIIQDYGYGEPVDSYVKNVSGLTLLSGDNSTKRLLDLLLKSRVDIIIEDPMVLNWNAQISQRDTQKLNQAGCLSENPFYLALTPTNKHSNLIIKIDNALKLPASQALLKKLFLQQNSRKQY; encoded by the coding sequence ATGACTTTACTTAGTCATGCGGCTTCGCCTAAGTCGATCACACTAGCGACAACTACATGGTGTCCCTATACTTGCGGGGAAAACAAAGACGACATAGGTATTATTGGCTCTTATATTAAAGAAGTGTTTGCAACGCTTGGCATTGAGCTTCACATAGAAACCTACCCATGGTCTAGGGCGATCCATATGGCTGAACAACAACAAGTTGACGGGCTGTTAACCGCAGCACCGCAAGAAGCGCCAAATTTGCTACTTTCGCGCGTGCCAATCAGTACCTATCAAATGTGCTTTTACACGCAAAAAGGCAACGAGTGGCAATATTCAACACCACTAAACATAAGCGCCAATAGGTTGGCGATTATTCAAGACTACGGTTATGGTGAACCTGTTGATTCATATGTGAAAAATGTATCCGGTCTTACACTATTGTCAGGAGACAATAGCACCAAACGATTATTAGATTTATTACTAAAAAGTAGAGTAGATATTATTATTGAAGATCCTATGGTGCTTAATTGGAATGCCCAAATAAGCCAACGGGATACACAAAAATTAAATCAAGCTGGATGCTTGTCTGAAAATCCATTTTACCTTGCGCTGACCCCAACAAATAAGCATAGCAACCTTATAATAAAGATCGATAATGCACTCAAACTACCTGCGTCACAAGCACTGTTGAAAAAGTTATTTCTTCAACAAAACTCACGAAAACAGTACTAG
- a CDS encoding PilT/PilU family type 4a pilus ATPase yields the protein MSFHQLLQKMVDADASDMFVTAKLPVSAKINGELHPIDNDILSAEASLSLVHDAMNEKQKNQFDDEKECNFAISIDDIGRFRVSAFWQRDMAGMVIRRIVTEIPEADDLGLPPILKDVVMSKRGLVLFVGGTGTGKSTSMAALIGYRNKNARGHILTIEDPVEFVHEHGKSMITQREVGLDTESFDAALKSSLRQAPDVILIGEIRSQEIMEHALSFAETGHLCIATLHANNANQAIDRIMHLVPAEQHQKLQFDLALNLRGIIAQQLVPTKDGHGRVAAIEILLNSPYISELIKKGDVGSIKEVMEKSREQGMQTFDRALFDLYEQGLINYADALHHADSPNDLRLMIKLRSNDQGGVGGLQGVTLAGLEDDKDKDMF from the coding sequence ATGAGTTTTCATCAGCTATTACAAAAAATGGTGGATGCCGATGCGTCAGATATGTTTGTTACGGCGAAATTACCCGTTAGTGCGAAAATAAACGGCGAGCTGCACCCTATAGATAATGATATTTTATCTGCTGAAGCATCTTTGTCACTAGTGCACGACGCGATGAATGAGAAGCAGAAAAATCAATTTGACGATGAAAAAGAATGCAACTTTGCTATTTCTATTGATGATATTGGACGATTTCGCGTTTCAGCCTTTTGGCAACGAGACATGGCCGGTATGGTTATCCGCCGTATCGTTACCGAAATACCTGAAGCAGATGATTTAGGTTTACCGCCGATACTAAAAGATGTCGTGATGTCTAAACGTGGTTTAGTGTTATTCGTTGGCGGTACCGGTACGGGTAAATCAACATCAATGGCCGCATTAATCGGCTATCGCAATAAGAATGCACGTGGTCACATTCTAACGATTGAAGACCCGGTAGAATTTGTCCATGAACACGGTAAATCCATGATCACCCAACGTGAAGTTGGTCTGGATACAGAAAGCTTTGACGCGGCATTGAAAAGCTCATTGCGCCAAGCACCCGATGTCATTTTAATCGGTGAGATCCGTTCACAAGAGATTATGGAACATGCCTTAAGTTTTGCTGAAACGGGGCATTTATGTATTGCCACCTTGCACGCGAACAACGCAAACCAAGCCATTGACCGTATTATGCATTTAGTGCCTGCGGAGCAGCATCAAAAACTGCAATTTGATTTAGCCTTAAACTTACGCGGCATTATTGCACAGCAGCTGGTGCCAACTAAAGATGGTCACGGACGTGTCGCCGCCATCGAGATATTGTTGAACTCTCCTTATATTAGCGAATTGATTAAAAAAGGCGATGTTGGCAGTATCAAAGAAGTGATGGAAAAGTCTAGAGAGCAGGGGATGCAGACCTTTGACAGAGCGTTATTCGATTTATATGAACAAGGACTGATTAACTATGCTGATGCACTTCATCACGCAGATTCACCAAACGATTTACGTTTAATGATTAAGTTGCGATCTAACGACCAAGGTGGTGTCGGTGGATTACAAGGCGTGACTTTAGCTGGTCTCGAAGATGACAAAGACAAAGACATGTTCTAG
- a CDS encoding type IV pilus twitching motility protein PilT, with translation MDITELLAFSVDHNASDLHLSTGTPPSIRVDGDVRKLNIPAFDAKDVNALVYDIMNDRQRKEYEENLEVDFSFEVPNLARFRVNAFNQNRGPAAVFRTIPSKVLTLDDLGCPDIFRDISDTPRGLVLVTGPTGSGKSTTLAAMVDYINSSKNDHILTIEDPIEFVHDNKMCLINQREVHRDTLSFSNALRSALREDPDVILVGEMRDLETIRLAMTAAETGHLVFGTLHTTSAPKTIDRIIDVFPAEEKSMVRSMLSESLRAVISQTLVKKVGGGRVAAHEIMIGVPAIRNLIREDKIAQMYSAIQTGMSHGMQTMDQCLQNLVNRGLITRQDAMSKAQDKNQFSSF, from the coding sequence ATGGATATTACCGAATTATTAGCTTTTAGTGTTGATCATAATGCATCTGATTTGCATTTATCGACAGGCACACCGCCGTCAATTCGTGTTGATGGTGATGTGCGTAAACTCAATATTCCAGCCTTTGATGCAAAAGACGTAAATGCTTTGGTCTATGATATTATGAATGACCGCCAACGCAAAGAATATGAAGAAAATTTAGAGGTCGATTTCTCGTTTGAAGTACCAAATTTAGCGCGATTCAGGGTCAATGCTTTTAATCAAAATCGTGGTCCTGCTGCTGTATTTCGTACCATCCCATCAAAGGTGCTCACTTTAGATGATTTAGGTTGTCCTGATATTTTCCGTGATATTTCTGACACCCCACGTGGTTTAGTGTTAGTAACAGGGCCTACAGGCTCAGGTAAGTCGACTACATTGGCCGCCATGGTTGATTACATTAACAGCAGTAAAAATGATCATATTCTAACCATTGAAGATCCGATTGAATTTGTTCACGACAACAAGATGTGTTTGATTAACCAACGTGAAGTTCACCGTGATACGTTAAGTTTTAGTAACGCACTTCGTTCAGCCTTACGTGAAGATCCCGATGTTATTCTTGTTGGTGAAATGCGTGACTTGGAAACCATTCGCCTTGCTATGACTGCCGCGGAAACAGGTCATTTAGTGTTTGGTACCTTGCATACCACGTCTGCACCTAAAACCATTGACCGTATTATTGATGTTTTTCCCGCTGAGGAAAAATCCATGGTTCGCTCAATGTTATCAGAATCTCTGCGTGCCGTTATTTCACAAACCTTAGTGAAGAAGGTCGGTGGTGGTCGCGTAGCAGCACATGAAATAATGATAGGCGTACCCGCCATTCGTAACTTGATTCGTGAAGATAAAATAGCCCAAATGTACTCCGCCATTCAAACAGGGATGTCACACGGTATGCAAACCATGGATCAATGTTTACAAAACCTAGTCAACCGCGGCCTAATTACCCGCCAAGACGCGATGTCAAAAGCGCAAGACAAAAATCAGTTTTCTAGCTTTTAA
- a CDS encoding YggS family pyridoxal phosphate-dependent enzyme, translating into MMNIKDNLSHIHQQIAYACKQANRDIEQVQLLAVTKTKPCDLIEQAYLAGQRQFGESYVQESIEKIAALAHLSDIEWHFIGPIQSNKTRAIATNFSWVHSVDRVKIASRLNEQRCGQDTSLNICLQVNISDEESKSGVSVDELLTLAQYVSNCENLTLRGLMAIPDKNASKTVFDQMFTLYHDLKTKYPTIDTLSMGMSNDLSLAVQSGSTMVRVGSAIFGQRN; encoded by the coding sequence ATGATGAACATTAAAGACAATTTGAGTCATATTCACCAGCAGATAGCATATGCGTGCAAACAAGCAAATCGCGATATTGAACAAGTGCAACTGTTGGCTGTAACGAAAACAAAACCTTGTGATTTGATTGAACAGGCGTACTTGGCAGGTCAACGACAGTTTGGTGAAAGCTATGTGCAGGAATCGATTGAAAAAATCGCAGCGCTGGCACATTTGTCTGATATTGAATGGCATTTCATTGGTCCAATTCAATCGAACAAAACTCGCGCAATAGCGACTAATTTTTCATGGGTCCATAGCGTCGACAGGGTCAAAATTGCATCTCGTCTTAATGAACAAAGGTGTGGTCAAGATACCTCGCTCAACATTTGTTTACAAGTCAATATTAGTGATGAAGAGTCAAAATCAGGAGTGAGTGTTGATGAACTTCTTACACTAGCTCAGTATGTTAGTAATTGCGAGAATCTAACACTACGAGGATTGATGGCAATTCCAGATAAAAATGCATCAAAAACTGTGTTTGATCAAATGTTTACCCTTTACCATGACTTGAAAACTAAATATCCAACCATAGATACCTTATCCATGGGTATGTCTAATGATTTATCATTGGCTGTACAATCTGGCTCTACAATGGTGCGAGTAGGCTCCGCTATTTTTGGCCAACGAAATTAA
- the proC gene encoding pyrroline-5-carboxylate reductase, which translates to MSKIAFIGAGNMNRAIIIGLINSGVTASDIIVSNPSPDKRLALAKEFGVKQTADNIEAAKISEYIILGVKPHFMVEVCQQLAATIDISKKCFISVAAGITIAQLQQALGEKLPVVRTMPNTPSQLGLGVSGLYPSAQVNSEQKAFADQLMKAVGIVKWLDNESDIDHITAISGSGPAYFFLFMEAMSDEAKRLGFSEQDARQLVQQTALGAAQMVAENDSSISQLRENVTSKGGTTQAALKSFTDGGLPQLVSKSMQAAISRAKEMAQDN; encoded by the coding sequence ATGAGTAAGATTGCATTTATTGGCGCAGGAAACATGAACCGCGCAATTATTATCGGCCTGATCAACAGTGGGGTTACCGCCTCTGATATCATAGTGTCAAACCCGTCCCCTGACAAAAGACTAGCACTTGCAAAAGAGTTTGGCGTTAAACAAACAGCAGACAACATAGAAGCGGCTAAGATTTCTGAATATATTATATTAGGAGTGAAACCGCACTTCATGGTTGAAGTATGCCAGCAACTTGCTGCCACTATCGACATCAGCAAGAAGTGTTTTATCTCGGTAGCCGCTGGTATCACCATCGCACAATTACAACAGGCATTAGGCGAGAAGTTACCCGTGGTTCGCACCATGCCAAATACCCCATCGCAACTTGGCTTAGGAGTTTCTGGACTTTACCCGTCAGCCCAAGTAAATAGTGAACAAAAAGCCTTTGCCGACCAACTGATGAAAGCTGTTGGTATTGTTAAGTGGTTAGATAATGAATCTGATATTGATCATATCACGGCCATATCAGGCTCTGGACCCGCATATTTTTTCTTGTTTATGGAAGCAATGAGCGATGAGGCCAAAAGGCTCGGGTTTAGCGAACAGGATGCTCGACAGTTAGTTCAACAAACGGCATTGGGCGCCGCACAAATGGTGGCCGAAAACGATAGTTCGATTTCACAGTTACGAGAAAACGTCACCTCAAAAGGTGGAACAACACAAGCAGCACTTAAGTCCTTTACCGATGGCGGCTTACCTCAGTTGGTCAGTAAATCAATGCAAGCGGCAATAAGCCGCGCAAAAGAGATGGCACAAGACAACTAG
- a CDS encoding YggT family protein: MEVINYLLKFVFDALVMVLVLRVWLQIVKADFYNPLSQFIVKVSNPMVIPLRRFVPGFGGIDVATVLLAFLFSVLEFIVIPVINGGPVDVVGALIIGSMALVKQVGFLLFIIMLVMAIMSWVVQGYNPTMAIFHQLTEPFLRPIRRIVPNIGGLDLSILVAFLLLNVINIFLSSNLPYWAML, translated from the coding sequence ATGGAAGTCATCAATTACCTGCTCAAGTTTGTATTTGACGCACTCGTGATGGTGTTAGTTTTGCGCGTATGGTTGCAAATAGTAAAGGCCGATTTTTACAATCCGCTAAGTCAATTTATTGTCAAAGTGAGTAACCCTATGGTTATACCACTGCGTCGTTTTGTTCCAGGTTTTGGCGGCATCGATGTTGCGACGGTGTTACTTGCCTTCTTGTTTTCTGTGCTTGAGTTTATTGTCATTCCTGTCATTAATGGCGGGCCGGTTGATGTTGTTGGTGCGTTGATTATTGGTAGTATGGCGCTTGTTAAACAGGTAGGTTTCTTGCTGTTTATTATCATGTTAGTGATGGCAATTATGAGTTGGGTTGTTCAAGGGTATAACCCGACGATGGCTATTTTCCATCAACTGACCGAGCCCTTCTTGCGCCCAATCCGACGAATAGTGCCTAATATTGGCGGTTTAGATCTGTCGATCTTGGTTGCTTTTTTATTGCTTAATGTGATCAATATTTTCCTTTCAAGTAACTTACCTTATTGGGCAATGCTGTAA
- a CDS encoding DUF4426 domain-containing protein, translating to MRTHVMIKWLSVAIAVFALAFSTVSAAENMKKLGTMNVHYMAMGATFLTPEIARAYGIERSKYNALINISVLDNSKPNTPAKSVSISGTAENITGQFKRLEFEEVKEGSAIYYLAQLNYRDKETVKFDISINDGNESHQLKFSQIFYVE from the coding sequence ATGAGAACACATGTAATGATTAAATGGTTAAGTGTTGCCATCGCCGTATTTGCACTAGCTTTTTCTACAGTTTCTGCTGCAGAAAACATGAAAAAGCTTGGAACCATGAATGTTCACTATATGGCGATGGGAGCGACATTTTTAACCCCTGAAATTGCTAGAGCATATGGTATAGAGCGCAGTAAATACAATGCGCTGATTAATATTTCTGTTTTAGACAACTCAAAACCGAATACCCCGGCGAAATCAGTATCTATATCTGGCACTGCGGAGAATATTACTGGTCAATTTAAGCGTTTAGAATTTGAAGAAGTTAAAGAAGGTAGCGCTATTTATTACCTTGCTCAGCTGAATTATCGGGATAAAGAAACGGTAAAATTCGATATCTCCATTAATGATGGCAATGAGTCACACCAACTTAAATTTTCACAGATATTTTACGTAGAGTAG
- a CDS encoding EamA family transporter, producing the protein MSLKDSLIGLFIIFIWGFNFVVIAWGVDDMPPLLMGAARFLLVAVLGSLFVKRPDIPLKWLMMYAFVLCFGQFAFLFSAIAFGMPAGLASLVLQSQALFTIVLSVFLLKESISFNQVLSMIVAGLGLYCIGVSQQQTLMTGLGFALTLAGALSWAFGNVINRMINQRGYRAGLGLVVWSAWFAIIPFALMSVVMEGPELIWASIVNISLSSVLVLLYLAIMASIVGYSLWSYLLAHYPAGQVAPLTLGVPVVGLVCAMFFLDENVSMLQWLGITLVMFGLLINALGKKMFKWCKQRLLNRVQA; encoded by the coding sequence ATGTCACTTAAAGATAGCTTGATTGGATTGTTCATCATTTTTATCTGGGGCTTTAATTTTGTTGTTATTGCCTGGGGTGTCGATGATATGCCGCCACTACTGATGGGCGCTGCTCGATTTTTATTGGTGGCAGTACTAGGCTCACTTTTTGTTAAACGGCCTGATATTCCACTGAAGTGGCTGATGATGTACGCCTTTGTTTTATGCTTTGGCCAATTTGCTTTTCTTTTCTCGGCAATTGCCTTTGGTATGCCAGCTGGGCTTGCTTCATTAGTTCTGCAATCTCAAGCGCTTTTTACTATCGTTTTGTCGGTCTTTTTACTTAAAGAGTCGATTAGCTTTAACCAAGTACTTTCGATGATAGTCGCCGGTTTAGGACTTTATTGTATTGGCGTATCACAACAACAAACACTGATGACAGGATTAGGCTTCGCGTTGACGCTTGCTGGGGCATTGTCGTGGGCATTTGGTAACGTGATTAATCGGATGATCAATCAACGAGGCTATCGAGCGGGTTTAGGTTTAGTGGTTTGGTCTGCTTGGTTTGCTATTATTCCGTTTGCATTGATGAGTGTTGTCATGGAAGGGCCTGAGCTTATTTGGGCCAGTATTGTTAATATTTCATTAAGCTCAGTGCTCGTATTACTCTACCTTGCCATTATGGCCTCTATTGTTGGTTATTCTTTATGGAGTTATTTATTGGCGCATTATCCTGCGGGTCAAGTTGCGCCGCTCACCCTTGGTGTGCCAGTAGTCGGGCTTGTTTGTGCAATGTTTTTTCTGGATGAAAATGTCTCAATGCTACAATGGTTAGGCATCACTTTAGTGATGTTTGGTCTATTAATTAATGCCTTAGGGAAGAAAATGTTCAAGTGGTGTAAACAGCGTTTGCTTAATCGAGTGCAAGCGTGA
- a CDS encoding XTP/dITP diphosphatase: MSSIVLATGNQGKVKELANLLEQHQITIVPQSQFNVPDIAETGTTFVENAIIKARHAAKITGMPAIADDSGLEVDALNGAPGVISARYSGENATDANNNEKLLAELTGVEPAKRTARFHCVLVYMRHEHDPTPVICHGVWEGAILTAPQGEQGFGYDPLFWVEQYQKTSAQLSREIKNQLSHRAKALAKLVQHF, from the coding sequence ATGTCGAGCATCGTATTAGCAACGGGCAACCAAGGTAAAGTCAAAGAACTTGCCAATTTACTAGAACAACATCAAATCACCATTGTCCCACAAAGCCAGTTTAATGTTCCTGACATCGCAGAAACAGGCACAACATTCGTTGAAAATGCCATTATTAAAGCCAGACACGCAGCAAAAATTACCGGTATGCCAGCGATTGCTGATGATTCAGGTCTAGAAGTTGATGCCCTTAACGGCGCACCGGGGGTGATTTCAGCTCGATATTCTGGCGAAAATGCAACTGATGCCAACAACAATGAAAAATTACTGGCTGAATTAACCGGCGTTGAACCAGCAAAGCGTACCGCACGCTTTCATTGTGTACTGGTATATATGCGCCATGAACACGATCCTACTCCAGTCATATGCCACGGCGTATGGGAAGGCGCTATCTTGACAGCACCTCAAGGTGAACAAGGGTTTGGCTACGATCCATTATTTTGGGTAGAACAATACCAAAAAACTTCCGCGCAGTTGTCTAGAGAGATTAAAAACCAGTTAAGCCATCGCGCTAAAGCGTTAGCGAAACTCGTACAACATTTTTAG
- the hemW gene encoding radical SAM family heme chaperone HemW: MVLQQQPLSLYIHIPWCVQKCPYCDFNSHALKHEIPEQDYVQALIKDLDDDITRFKLTNRHLHSVFIGGGTPSLFSPSAIQSLLSQVFQRFEVNDDIEVTLEANPGTVEADKFTGFAQAGVSRLSIGVQSFESDKLIKLGRIHDSNQAINAAQLAKSCGVKSFNLDLMHGLPNQMLTNALDDLSQAIALAPDHLSWYQLTIEPNTAFHSKPPKLPQDEILWDIQEQGIKLLADAGYQQYEISAYSKPNVQSKHNLNYWRFGDYLGIGCGAHGKITDFNSNKIYRTVKVKHPKGYLQKDRPALDQLKTVLAEELPFEFMMNQLRLRESFDLAHFEQSTGLSKNVILANIKLAEQKKLLIGNDNHWQVTQHGHRYLNDLLELFL; encoded by the coding sequence ATTGTGCTTCAGCAACAACCGTTATCACTTTATATCCATATCCCATGGTGCGTACAAAAGTGTCCTTACTGCGACTTTAATTCGCATGCGCTCAAGCATGAGATTCCTGAGCAAGACTATGTTCAGGCGTTGATCAAAGATCTAGATGACGACATTACACGATTTAAACTGACAAACAGACATCTACACAGCGTTTTTATTGGTGGCGGAACACCCAGTTTATTTTCGCCAAGTGCTATACAGTCGCTATTGAGTCAAGTATTTCAACGTTTTGAGGTTAATGACGATATTGAAGTCACCTTAGAAGCTAACCCTGGCACAGTAGAAGCAGATAAATTTACCGGCTTTGCACAAGCTGGCGTGTCAAGGTTATCCATTGGAGTACAAAGTTTCGAGTCAGATAAATTAATAAAGCTTGGCCGCATCCACGACAGCAACCAAGCAATAAACGCTGCGCAGTTAGCAAAGTCTTGCGGCGTTAAAAGTTTTAATTTAGACCTGATGCACGGCCTGCCCAATCAAATGCTCACCAACGCACTGGATGACCTAAGCCAAGCCATCGCGTTAGCGCCGGACCATTTATCTTGGTACCAACTTACCATAGAGCCCAACACGGCTTTTCATTCAAAGCCGCCCAAGTTGCCTCAAGATGAAATTTTGTGGGATATTCAAGAGCAAGGGATCAAGCTATTAGCCGATGCAGGTTATCAACAGTATGAAATTTCCGCTTACAGTAAGCCTAATGTGCAAAGCAAGCATAACTTGAATTATTGGCGCTTTGGCGACTACCTTGGTATTGGCTGTGGTGCTCACGGCAAAATTACCGACTTCAATAGCAATAAAATTTACCGTACAGTAAAAGTTAAGCACCCTAAAGGCTATTTGCAAAAAGATCGCCCTGCCCTCGACCAGCTAAAAACGGTGTTGGCTGAAGAATTACCATTTGAGTTTATGATGAACCAATTGCGTTTAAGAGAATCATTTGATTTAGCACACTTTGAACAAAGTACGGGGCTATCAAAAAACGTGATTTTGGCGAACATAAAATTGGCAGAACAAAAAAAATTGCTCATTGGCAATGATAACCATTGGCAAGTGACCCAGCATGGTCACCGTTACCTTAATGATTTATTGGAGCTGTTTTTATAA
- the tadA gene encoding tRNA adenosine(34) deaminase TadA — protein sequence MSETTLSNEALTAKEAKLKTKQDFIDKLLMRHAMGLAKKAEQHNEIPVGAVVVANGEIIGEGFNQSIMLNDPSAHAEMIAIREAGKTLENYRMLDCTLYVTLEPCPMCAGLLVHSRIKRIVYGCKDEKTGAAGSVFNLVNSDRLNHTIDTTSGVLGEECSAMLSAFFKKRRQEKKQLKQQKKASAPVAK from the coding sequence ATGTCCGAAACCACTTTATCAAACGAAGCGCTCACGGCTAAAGAAGCTAAACTAAAAACCAAGCAAGACTTTATTGATAAGTTACTTATGCGTCACGCCATGGGGCTAGCGAAAAAAGCTGAGCAGCACAATGAAATTCCTGTTGGCGCTGTCGTTGTTGCTAATGGGGAAATTATTGGTGAAGGCTTTAACCAGTCAATCATGTTAAACGATCCGTCAGCTCATGCAGAGATGATTGCAATTCGAGAAGCGGGCAAAACACTCGAAAACTACCGTATGCTTGATTGCACTTTGTATGTCACCCTTGAGCCCTGTCCAATGTGTGCAGGCTTGCTTGTTCACAGCCGAATTAAACGCATTGTCTATGGTTGTAAGGATGAGAAAACAGGCGCTGCTGGCAGCGTTTTTAACTTAGTCAACAGTGATAGGCTCAATCACACGATAGATACAACAAGCGGTGTACTCGGCGAAGAATGTTCTGCTATGCTATCAGCGTTTTTCAAGAAAAGGCGTCAAGAGAAAAAACAACTAAAGCAGCAAAAAAAAGCAAGTGCACCAGTTGCCAAATAA
- a CDS encoding ArgR family transcriptional regulator, whose product MTKLSTSKDEQKLLSTFKALIKQASFRSQDELAMALAREGYDNVSQSKVSRMLAKLGAVKSRNIHNEVVYSVPDALIVPKTKHAIETIVLGLKHNNYQIILKTGTGGAPLMARVLDTLEESIGIMGTIAGDDTVLIIPDDISNIEQLSQKLIEMFEIVG is encoded by the coding sequence ATGACTAAATTGAGTACCAGTAAAGACGAACAAAAGCTACTTTCTACGTTTAAAGCACTGATCAAGCAAGCAAGTTTTCGTTCGCAAGATGAACTTGCCATGGCGCTGGCAAGAGAGGGTTATGACAACGTTTCTCAATCTAAAGTCTCTAGAATGTTGGCTAAGCTTGGAGCAGTAAAATCTCGAAACATTCATAATGAAGTCGTCTACAGTGTGCCTGATGCGCTGATCGTACCAAAAACGAAACACGCTATTGAAACCATAGTTTTGGGGTTAAAACACAATAATTACCAAATCATTTTAAAAACCGGTACCGGCGGTGCGCCACTGATGGCACGCGTACTTGATACCTTAGAAGAGTCCATTGGTATTATGGGAACAATCGCTGGTGATGACACAGTGTTAATCATCCCTGATGATATAAGTAATATTGAGCAACTTTCTCAAAAGCTCATCGAGATGTTTGAAATTGTGGGTTAA
- a CDS encoding GNAT family N-acetyltransferase, with protein MQAKIVLSNSLFHVVARYNHQLMDMCYVIIDSTMFFYIQDLIVDPDFQHGGIGSVLMQNIEAYLSKNALSGATIGLLSAKD; from the coding sequence ATGCAAGCTAAAATCGTATTGAGTAACTCATTGTTCCATGTTGTTGCTCGATATAACCATCAGTTAATGGACATGTGCTATGTTATTATTGACAGTACTATGTTTTTTTATATTCAAGATTTGATCGTAGATCCTGATTTTCAACATGGTGGAATTGGTAGTGTACTGATGCAAAATATAGAAGCCTATTTGTCAAAAAATGCACTTAGTGGCGCTACTATTGGATTACTTTCTGCTAAAGACTAA